In the Populus trichocarpa isolate Nisqually-1 chromosome 8, P.trichocarpa_v4.1, whole genome shotgun sequence genome, GCCAGGCAGCCTCAACACGGTTGAGTTTCTGCCCACCATTTTCGGAAAGTTACTGGAATCTCCAAAAGAAGATTCCAAGCCTGTTTATATTTACCCTACTACTCCTATAATTTGCCATCCCACccctccacctcctcctcctcctacttGCTAACTCCATTCATATCGCGAcccttttattctttcttttatgttttactATACGTTAACTAGCAAATTGGTCTTGTTTTACAGGTTAGTGATTTGTTTACTTCATTTCTTTTGCTTGATTATAGTTCAGTCCTTACGTTACTTGATATATTCACAGTATTGCTGGGTTAGTCTTTCTgtcattgtttaaaaaataacctcatTTCATGAGTTGTTTTACAGGttagcttttcattttttatggattgatttttttttctttgaatgggCAGATATTGGGTTCCGATGATGAGAGGATTAGGACTTgtattctttgcatttttcttGGTTCTCGCAACTCTTCTACAAGTGACAACTTCACATGGAGAGCAGCCTCTTTCAAGAATTGTTGTTCAAAACACAGAACTTCATCTTAGTGAAAATGCTTATGTTAAGGCCTCTCCTTCAATTCTTGGACTCAAGGTAGGCTTTTGCAGCACCGGTTCTTTTATTCAGCTTCCATATATGAGcgaagcttcttttttttattgcaagttGGGTCCTTGTTATGTACATATTTTGGTGACTGATATGGATTTGGGTTTTGAATTGAGTGATGCGATGACCGAGGTCTAACACTATGGAGAAAACAATTTGTTATGCGATTGAAAATTTCTTTCACAGCTGTAGGGGCAAAATTTTGAGTGGGTGACATTGGAGTATGCGTCTCCAAACCCATCAATTGATGATTGGATAGGAGTGTTTTCTCCTGCTGATTTCAGGTATGAGGATTTTTTGCATCTTGAAACTGGCCCGGCTTCTTGATTTTTGCTATTTTCAAAATCTGGGATGCTTTCATTGATATTCTGGTGAGTGTTTGAATGAATTCAACACATCATGTACCGATTTGACAGTGCTTACTTTTTATCAATTTCCACTGCCTCCACCTGCACCCCTGATGATGGCTCGAAGTTAGCTCCTCCATTTTTGTGTACTGCACCTATTAAGGTTCATCCTGGCCTCCCTGCCGCGAGATTTTTGCTCTTTAATGTATCTCTTTCTTGAAGTGATAAGGGATACCAATACACTTGATTAATCTTGCAGTATCAGTATGCAAACTACAGTAGTCCAGGATACAGAAAAACAGGAAAGGGGTCGTTGAGGCTTCAGTTAATTAACCAGAGATCAGATTTCTCTTCTGTGCTTTTTTCTGGAGGTTTATCAAATGTATGCTTCTGACTTTCTATCCTCTCTTTACTTGTAAGGTGATAAATAAAGAATTCCAGATTAAGTAATTGGCACCATTGATTGATTTTCCAACTAATCttcttttcatatttcaatTCTGTTGTGTAAAACTTCCTTCCTAATTCAGTTCTGCGGAGCTCATGCAAGGAAGAACAGTATAATAATCGCTTTCCATCATTGTATCACAAGCTTAACTAATGTTACTTTGTGTGTGTGGGAGATTGTTGGTATGCTAGTCTCTCACTGCTGTATGTAGGAGTTTGATTCTTACACATTTCCTTCTATTTTGAAGTATCAGCTGGAAGGCCTTAAGGATGCAATCatttatttggaaaatattttggttGAATATGTGCACTTTTTTTCTCACAGTTTCGCTGTTATCCCATAATCTCAAATTTATTTGATGAGTACAGTTGTTGGTTGCATTCCACCATGGTTAATCATGCTGCAAATTTGATCTAATTATCTGTTCTTTCATATAGCCCAAGCTGATGGCAGTATCAAATAAAGTTGCTTTTACCAATCCAAATGCACCAGTTTACCCACGCTTAGCACAAGGAAAGATATGGAATGAAGTAAGCCTAATTTTCCTTTCGTTTCTATCCAAAAGTTCACATGTGATACATAGAGGAGAATCTGAAGTTCTTCGTTGCatatataaaaacttgaaacagcaaagggttttttttatcacattttttgatgaattattcATGAATGTTGCAAGCTTGTTAGAAATCAAGGATCTTTTCCTTGTCGCCTCAGTttatacaatatattttatattgtagtCAAGCTAACTCTTCTTCGACATTATAACTTTGTTCTGAACTTCAAACTCAGATGACTGTAACATGGACATGTGGATATGGGATCAATGAGGCAGAACCCTTTGTTGAATGGGGTCAAAAAGATGGTGATCGTATGCATTCCCTGGCTGGGACACTGACTTTTGATCGTAACAGCTTGTGTGGTGGGTGGCTCTTTTACCTTGTGAACTTAGACCTGGCTAAAAGTGACCTTAGAATGAAAGCCCTTTGTCTATCTTGGTTATGATTATCTATGCAAAGAAGTGTACATCAGCTAGAATTGGCATGTCAGAGATGCTATGCTGTCTCTTTTTTTActggaaaatagaaaaaaactacttCAACAGATTTAGCTGCATTATGTTGAGTTGGTTAGCATATTggtaaaaatttatcaatttagttTAATCCTAATTATCTGAGCTTGCACCTATAACTTGGTTGTTCTCTAGATCTTTTAATGTTTACCATATGGTTGGCTTTCTCAAAAACGTTTTGATTGCTTCTTTTCCATGGATAGATGATTCACCTTGTCAGATGTATATGGGCAGGTGCACCAGCAAGGACGGTTGGGTGGCGTGATCCTGGATTTATACACACAAGTTTTCTGAAGGAGTTATGGCCCAATGCTGTGTATGTCATACCTTATCGCAACTTACAATGTTCTGTGGACCAATGTTGATTTCTGGTGTGCTAACTTCTCTTGAAATAATAAATGGCCAAGCTCTGTTGATAGGAATGGATTAATGTCATTCATAATGCATGCACGAGCTACATTAGTTATATGCAAATATTTTTGGTTCTTAGAATTGTTTGATGAAGTGATGGTTTCCAATAGAGCACTTAGAGGATAGTAAAGGAAGCTCACTCACATCTAATAGTATGAGCATCTCAAAACTAATCATCTGTACAAGATTAGCACTGTGTTAAAGATCTACTGCCTTACTGATTATGCAGGTATACATACAAGCTTGGGCATAAATTATTCAATGGTACATACGTTTGGAGTCAAGAGTACCAGTTTAGAGCATCTCCATATCCGGGTCAAAGTTCTGTACAACGTGTTGTTATTTTTGGAGACATGGGAAAGGTTGAAATTTTCTCCCAAATATTATGCACATCTAAATATAGAATCGCATCCTTAACAGATATTCTCATCAGG is a window encoding:
- the LOC7471060 gene encoding probable inactive purple acid phosphatase 1 isoform X1, which translates into the protein MFYYTLTSKLVLFYRYWVPMMRGLGLVFFAFFLVLATLLQVTTSHGEQPLSRIVVQNTELHLSENAYVKASPSILGLKGQNFEWVTLEYASPNPSIDDWIGVFSPADFSAYFLSISTASTCTPDDGSKLAPPFLCTAPIKYQYANYSSPGYRKTGKGSLRLQLINQRSDFSSVLFSGGLSNPKLMAVSNKVAFTNPNAPVYPRLAQGKIWNEMTVTWTCGYGINEAEPFVEWGQKDGDRMHSLAGTLTFDRNSLCGAPARTVGWRDPGFIHTSFLKELWPNAVYTYKLGHKLFNGTYVWSQEYQFRASPYPGQSSVQRVVIFGDMGKDEADGSNEYNNYQRGSLNTTKQLSQDLKNIDIVFHIGDICYANGYLSQWDQFTAQVEPIASTVPYMVASGNHERDWPGTGSFYGNSDSGGECGVLAETMFYVPAENRANFWYSTDYGMLRFCRADTEHDWREATEQYKFIEHCLASVDRQKQPWLIFLAHRVLGYSFSTFYADEGSFEEPMGRESLQKLWQKYKVDIAIYGHAHNYERTCPIYQNICTSKEKSYYKGALNGTIHVAGGGGASLADFTPINTTWSYFKDHDYGFVKLTAFDHSNLLLEYKKSRDGKFYDSFKISRGYRDITVCTVDSCPSMTLAS
- the LOC7471060 gene encoding probable inactive purple acid phosphatase 1 isoform X2, with product MFYYTLTSKLVLFYRYWVPMMRGLGLVFFAFFLVLATLLQVTTSHGEQPLSRIVVQNTELHLSENAYVKASPSILGLKGQNFEWVTLEYASPNPSIDDWIGVFSPADFSASTCTPDDGSKLAPPFLCTAPIKYQYANYSSPGYRKTGKGSLRLQLINQRSDFSSVLFSGGLSNPKLMAVSNKVAFTNPNAPVYPRLAQGKIWNEMTVTWTCGYGINEAEPFVEWGQKDGDRMHSLAGTLTFDRNSLCGAPARTVGWRDPGFIHTSFLKELWPNAVYTYKLGHKLFNGTYVWSQEYQFRASPYPGQSSVQRVVIFGDMGKDEADGSNEYNNYQRGSLNTTKQLSQDLKNIDIVFHIGDICYANGYLSQWDQFTAQVEPIASTVPYMVASGNHERDWPGTGSFYGNSDSGGECGVLAETMFYVPAENRANFWYSTDYGMLRFCRADTEHDWREATEQYKFIEHCLASVDRQKQPWLIFLAHRVLGYSFSTFYADEGSFEEPMGRESLQKLWQKYKVDIAIYGHAHNYERTCPIYQNICTSKEKSYYKGALNGTIHVAGGGGASLADFTPINTTWSYFKDHDYGFVKLTAFDHSNLLLEYKKSRDGKFYDSFKISRGYRDITVCTVDSCPSMTLAS